A DNA window from Pontiella agarivorans contains the following coding sequences:
- a CDS encoding choice-of-anchor Q domain-containing protein, with product MKASGYVAGILFVCALQFSGRVAAADLYVAGYGGDIQAAVNAAAPGDTVWVEDGTYDLSSEIQITNAITVRGINGPSAVIIDGANSNRCFRLSDVACTIQDLTVTHGFVPGWPNYSGAGIYCEDSNLPVISNCVIEANSANPDDYCSGGGLAGGTAVDCIIRSNVAWGGGGAQGAILIRCLVEDNHAQEYGGGISGGSATNCIIINNTAIPDTPIVEGSPGGAGASGADTVGCAISGNTTTGEGGGVRYGNHRNSTITANTANFGGGTYDVNELYNCIIWHNMITGSGDGGGLGEFSEPIAMADAAYVSGSDVAFGWDIQYSCTPEADQFFGEGNITNDPVLVSFSHIATNSPCIGAGTNAYAIGVDIDAELWLDPPSMGCDENHGPGSLTGPLDLSISGPDTVATGFSAEFLFVVKGIPTLVIASIESNGTTTNPMSSVEAFWSTPGTNDLILTAFNDTYPGGVSLTQEVVVVSAEATAIHVSDAGGSDTNDGSSWLMAKQTLQAGIDAQDVVGGWVLVADGTYTNELFPVYIDRPVSVQSTNGAPSTVVDAGGMDRCFDITAPGAVLTGFTVQNGFTYDSGAGIFCSSLNATVHNCIIRDNYSNYAGGGMAGGTAVNCHFLANKSDSDGAALRAATAIGCVLAGNEAIDGYAAAYLCELRNCTVVGNHAAYGTGGAFDCDLFNSIVWYNTCSNPDEGENITYGTWTNVCSPDVVHGLDGSITNEPMLASISHLQPGSPCIGAGDAAEALETDIDGEAWLSPPAIGCDEYPGSGNVTGMLSMAVSGLIDCAVGTTADYSFLAIGSATQTVADFGGGTVVTNPVAAISKTWNIAGMHDVVFTAWNDTYPGGTSVTQTVNVLTLEASTIYVALGGSDANDGSSWALAKETIQGGVDAQMVYGGRVLVSNGTYMVTSPVMVATPVQLVGYGGWEETCIDGGNNSQCLYLQHSEALVDGFCITNAGGSYYGGGVRCDTTDPVITNCLIVDCQSSLYGGGGYYGTYIDCVIMSNYAGYGAGLYQAEAIRCTISGNQGTGSSRGGGAYDCDLYHCIIEGNSSSRYGGGVYICDAYSCLIQNNTSTRNGAGGYQGTYYNCTIVSNMTSQSYYPGGGVYDGNLWNCIVAGNFSETTPNNLYSGTADNTCSPDVTHGSDGNITNAPAFVNAANGNYRLSVGSLCIDAGSNAVVMVAVDLDGNARIVGGTVDMGAYEYASDAGGDRDGDGMSDADELIAGTDINNPDDYFRITGVSGAALSWNAVSNRLYSVYWTEDLVDEPFVLLTNGLTSGSFEDAAAAGYTNGFYLIKVELVP from the coding sequence ATGAAAGCTTCAGGATATGTTGCCGGGATATTGTTTGTCTGTGCATTGCAGTTCAGCGGGCGGGTCGCCGCCGCCGATCTTTATGTTGCCGGTTACGGCGGGGATATTCAGGCGGCGGTGAATGCCGCGGCACCGGGCGATACGGTCTGGGTTGAGGACGGCACGTATGACCTTTCCTCCGAAATCCAGATTACCAATGCCATCACGGTACGCGGCATCAACGGACCTTCGGCAGTCATTATCGACGGAGCGAATTCCAACCGGTGCTTCAGGTTGAGCGATGTGGCGTGCACGATTCAGGATCTTACCGTCACGCATGGTTTTGTCCCCGGCTGGCCGAATTATAGTGGAGCTGGCATCTATTGTGAGGACAGCAACCTGCCTGTTATTTCCAATTGCGTCATCGAGGCCAATTCGGCCAACCCTGATGACTATTGCTCCGGCGGCGGACTCGCTGGCGGCACTGCGGTAGACTGCATTATTCGGAGCAATGTCGCCTGGGGCGGCGGAGGTGCGCAGGGTGCAATCCTGATTCGCTGTTTAGTTGAAGATAATCATGCTCAGGAATACGGCGGAGGGATCAGTGGCGGATCGGCAACCAACTGTATAATCATCAACAACACCGCCATTCCCGACACACCCATTGTAGAAGGATCCCCTGGCGGAGCAGGAGCGAGCGGAGCCGATACGGTCGGTTGCGCGATCAGCGGCAACACGACCACCGGCGAAGGCGGCGGCGTGAGGTATGGAAACCACCGCAACAGTACCATCACGGCAAACACCGCCAATTTCGGCGGTGGCACCTACGATGTGAACGAACTCTACAACTGCATTATCTGGCACAACATGATTACCGGCTCAGGAGATGGCGGAGGGCTGGGAGAGTTTTCAGAACCGATTGCCATGGCGGATGCAGCGTATGTCAGCGGCTCCGATGTGGCCTTCGGCTGGGATATCCAATATTCCTGCACGCCGGAAGCCGATCAGTTTTTCGGGGAGGGCAACATTACCAACGATCCGGTTCTGGTCTCCTTCTCCCACATCGCCACAAACTCCCCTTGTATCGGAGCCGGAACAAATGCCTACGCCATCGGCGTTGATATCGATGCGGAGTTGTGGCTCGACCCACCCTCGATGGGTTGCGACGAAAATCATGGCCCCGGTTCGCTCACAGGACCGCTGGACCTTTCCATTTCCGGCCCCGACACGGTGGCCACCGGCTTCTCAGCCGAGTTTCTTTTCGTCGTGAAAGGCATCCCGACGCTGGTGATTGCATCGATTGAAAGTAATGGAACGACCACCAATCCGATGAGTTCTGTCGAGGCATTCTGGAGCACGCCCGGCACAAACGATCTGATTCTGACCGCATTCAACGATACCTATCCCGGAGGGGTTTCCCTCACCCAGGAAGTCGTAGTGGTTTCAGCGGAGGCGACCGCCATTCATGTGTCGGATGCCGGAGGCAGCGATACCAATGACGGATCCAGTTGGTTGATGGCCAAACAAACCCTTCAGGCCGGAATCGACGCGCAGGATGTTGTGGGCGGATGGGTGCTGGTGGCCGATGGCACTTACACCAATGAACTCTTTCCCGTGTACATTGACCGTCCGGTTTCCGTACAGTCCACCAACGGCGCCCCCTCCACCGTTGTTGATGCCGGCGGCATGGACCGGTGCTTCGACATAACTGCACCCGGTGCCGTCCTGACAGGCTTCACCGTTCAAAACGGATTTACCTATGATTCCGGCGCGGGCATCTTCTGTTCCTCCTTAAATGCAACCGTACACAACTGCATTATTCGCGACAACTATTCCAATTATGCCGGCGGAGGCATGGCCGGCGGTACCGCCGTGAACTGCCACTTCCTGGCGAATAAGAGCGACTCCGATGGGGCCGCCCTCCGCGCTGCAACCGCCATCGGCTGCGTATTGGCCGGCAACGAGGCGATCGACGGCTATGCGGCGGCCTATCTCTGCGAACTGCGTAACTGCACAGTGGTTGGCAACCACGCCGCATATGGCACCGGTGGCGCATTTGATTGCGACCTGTTCAACAGCATTGTCTGGTACAACACCTGCAGCAACCCGGACGAGGGCGAGAACATCACCTACGGCACCTGGACCAATGTCTGCTCACCCGACGTAGTCCATGGCCTCGATGGCAGCATTACCAACGAGCCGATGCTGGCCAGTATTTCACACCTGCAGCCCGGTTCTCCATGCATTGGTGCAGGCGATGCGGCCGAAGCGCTCGAAACGGATATCGATGGTGAAGCATGGCTTTCGCCGCCCGCCATCGGATGCGATGAATACCCCGGTTCCGGCAACGTTACCGGCATGCTCAGTATGGCAGTCAGCGGCCTCATCGATTGTGCTGTCGGCACCACGGCAGACTATTCCTTCCTCGCCATCGGTTCCGCAACACAGACGGTGGCCGACTTCGGCGGCGGCACGGTGGTTACCAATCCCGTTGCGGCAATTTCCAAGACCTGGAATATTGCAGGAATGCACGACGTCGTATTCACCGCATGGAACGATACCTATCCCGGCGGAACCAGCGTAACTCAAACCGTGAACGTGCTTACGCTGGAAGCCTCCACCATCTATGTGGCGCTTGGCGGCAGCGACGCCAACGACGGATCGAGCTGGGCGCTAGCGAAGGAAACCATCCAGGGCGGCGTCGATGCGCAGATGGTCTATGGCGGGCGCGTACTCGTCTCCAACGGCACCTATATGGTAACGAGCCCCGTCATGGTGGCCACACCCGTTCAGCTGGTGGGCTATGGCGGATGGGAGGAAACCTGCATCGATGGCGGCAACAACAGCCAATGCCTGTATCTTCAGCATTCGGAAGCCTTGGTCGATGGTTTCTGCATCACCAATGCAGGAGGTTCCTACTATGGCGGAGGAGTCCGTTGCGACACCACGGATCCGGTCATTACCAACTGCCTGATTGTAGATTGCCAATCGTCGCTCTACGGCGGGGGTGGATACTATGGCACCTACATCGACTGCGTTATCATGAGCAACTATGCCGGATACGGCGCCGGTCTTTATCAGGCAGAGGCCATCCGGTGTACGATCTCCGGCAATCAGGGAACCGGCAGCAGCAGAGGCGGCGGGGCCTATGACTGCGACCTTTACCACTGTATTATTGAGGGGAATTCTTCCAGCCGATATGGGGGCGGGGTCTATATTTGTGATGCGTACTCATGTCTTATTCAAAACAATACATCGACACGAAATGGCGCCGGCGGCTATCAAGGCACATACTACAACTGTACCATTGTTTCCAATATGACCTCCCAGTCCTACTACCCCGGCGGCGGGGTGTACGATGGAAACCTGTGGAACTGCATTGTTGCAGGTAACTTCAGCGAAACGACGCCAAACAACCTGTACTCGGGCACCGCGGACAACACCTGCTCGCCGGATGTCACGCATGGCTCCGACGGCAACATCACCAACGCTCCGGCGTTCGTGAATGCGGCCAATGGCAACTACCGGTTATCCGTCGGGTCACTCTGTATCGATGCCGGAAGCAACGCCGTTGTCATGGTGGCCGTCGACCTCGATGGTAATGCGCGCATCGTGGGCGGAACGGTGGATATGGGGGCCTATGAATATGCGTCTGACGCCGGGGGTGACCGTGACGGCGACGGTATGTCGGATGCCGACGAGCTGATTGCGGGAACGGATATCAATAATCCCGATGATTATTTCCGGATTACCGGCGTATCGGGTGCGGCGCTGAGCTGGAATGCCGTCAGCAACCGGCTCTATTCGGTCTACTGGACAGAGGACCTGGTGGACGAACCGTTTGTTCTGCTGACCAACGGCCTGACTTCCGGCAGTTTTGAGGATGCGGCGGCGGCCGGCTACACCAACGGGTTCTATCTGATCAAAGTCGAGTTGGTTCCGTAG
- a CDS encoding NUDIX hydrolase gives MKTSKHVVWARKIKAVAQIGLEYAQDPYDRGRYEELQALAAEMMAEASDVPFHRWMDLFEKESGYLTPRVDVRGAVFRDGRVLLSREMDDGCWSLPGGWADVNDPPSVAVEREVLEETGYAVRCTKLAAVLDRDLHYNEDKRPVHTYKLMFLCEIVGEGGELDHDISEARFFPIEELPPLSLHRTLPKQIRTMFSHHQNPELPAEFD, from the coding sequence ATGAAAACGTCAAAACATGTTGTCTGGGCGCGCAAGATCAAGGCCGTTGCACAGATCGGGCTGGAGTATGCACAGGATCCCTACGACCGCGGACGCTATGAAGAGCTGCAGGCTCTCGCTGCGGAAATGATGGCAGAGGCCTCGGATGTACCCTTCCACCGCTGGATGGATCTCTTTGAAAAGGAGTCCGGGTATCTCACGCCGCGCGTTGATGTGCGCGGGGCGGTTTTCCGCGACGGCCGGGTACTGCTGTCGCGTGAAATGGACGATGGCTGCTGGAGCCTGCCGGGCGGTTGGGCGGATGTGAATGATCCGCCATCCGTCGCGGTTGAGCGTGAGGTGCTGGAGGAGACCGGCTATGCCGTGCGCTGCACCAAACTTGCCGCCGTGCTCGACCGCGACCTGCATTACAACGAGGACAAACGCCCCGTCCATACCTACAAGCTGATGTTTCTCTGCGAGATTGTCGGCGAGGGCGGTGAGCTGGATCACGATATTTCCGAGGCCCGCTTCTTTCCAATCGAAGAACTCCCGCCGCTCTCGCTGCACCGCACGTTGCCGAAACAGATTCGGACGATGTTCAGTCATCATCAAAATCCGGAGCTGCCGGCTGAGTTTGATTAG
- a CDS encoding ATP-binding protein: MSGHEQLKERFRFFQSLAFKLSLVIFLVASTLLSGLGIYYIQKFSHIIETELLSSACVPARLVSNGNLSMEVARDRTALSEMIRARVLHSMITTPAGDVLYSDDGALEGSVTNAGGIYTNHADLVRWKNHSTLGIAGLEGRQHIYITVPLQRPDGQQLVWLMELDGERNRRRKAWAAKLFLRGFLGSIFSVSVIGAGLAHWMLRPRLRRITECLEAVEQGDLSPRVKQIRSTDELGILGRGMNDMLTKLSGQRMGQKQLLEELEAAKVSAEHANRTKSEFLANMSHEIRTPMNGVLGMAQLIKDTELSSEQKEYVETIASSADNLLRIINSILDLSRVEMGKLDLTIDTVDICRIIAELEILFTPAADEKGLQLIVTCPESLRHVRTDEGMIRQVLINLMGNAIKFTPAGHVELTVEPLEYHGNECTIRFSVADTGIGISEEAQQLIFKKFTQVDGSQTRAYGGTGLGLAISRKMVEQLGGRLTVKSSEGAGTEFSFTITMHVESFSSGASGLAHDGAEPIEPLNLDVLVVEDNKLNQRVLMKMLEKLGCRIVLAENGKEALHVLRLVMPVEERPRFDLILMDIQMPVLDGLKATGMIRAQEGEERRTPIIAITAHAMKGDREKFMEQGMDGYLSKPVRKQDLLNVIRHFA; the protein is encoded by the coding sequence ATGTCCGGCCATGAACAATTAAAAGAGCGGTTCCGTTTCTTTCAATCGCTTGCGTTCAAGCTGAGCCTGGTCATTTTTCTTGTGGCCTCAACCCTGCTTTCCGGGCTGGGTATTTACTATATTCAGAAATTTTCTCACATCATTGAAACTGAGCTGCTTAGCAGTGCCTGTGTTCCGGCCAGACTGGTGAGCAACGGCAATCTGTCAATGGAGGTGGCGCGGGACAGGACGGCGCTTTCCGAGATGATACGGGCCCGAGTGCTGCATTCCATGATTACGACACCAGCTGGCGATGTGCTTTACAGCGATGATGGAGCATTGGAAGGGTCGGTTACGAATGCCGGGGGAATATATACCAATCATGCGGACCTGGTGCGCTGGAAGAACCATTCAACGCTGGGCATTGCCGGTCTTGAGGGGCGGCAGCATATTTACATCACCGTTCCGCTTCAACGGCCGGACGGTCAGCAGCTGGTTTGGCTGATGGAACTCGACGGCGAACGCAACCGCAGACGTAAAGCGTGGGCGGCGAAGCTGTTCCTCCGGGGATTTCTGGGGTCTATTTTTTCAGTGTCCGTGATCGGGGCTGGGCTTGCACACTGGATGCTGCGTCCCCGGCTTCGACGGATTACGGAATGTCTGGAAGCGGTGGAGCAGGGGGATCTCAGTCCGCGGGTCAAACAGATCCGCAGCACTGATGAGTTGGGGATTCTCGGCCGTGGAATGAATGACATGCTTACAAAACTATCCGGGCAGCGGATGGGGCAGAAGCAACTGCTCGAAGAACTTGAGGCGGCCAAGGTGAGCGCAGAGCATGCCAACCGTACCAAGAGTGAGTTTCTGGCCAACATGAGCCATGAAATCCGAACGCCGATGAACGGTGTGCTCGGTATGGCTCAACTGATCAAGGATACGGAACTCTCCTCCGAGCAGAAGGAATATGTGGAAACTATCGCTTCCTCGGCTGATAACCTGTTGCGCATCATCAATTCGATACTTGATCTCTCACGTGTCGAGATGGGCAAGCTTGATCTCACTATCGATACAGTTGATATCTGCCGAATTATCGCTGAGCTGGAGATTCTGTTTACCCCGGCGGCAGACGAAAAAGGGCTTCAGCTGATTGTAACCTGCCCGGAATCCCTTCGCCATGTTCGCACCGACGAGGGCATGATTCGTCAGGTGCTGATCAATCTGATGGGAAACGCCATCAAATTTACCCCGGCGGGTCATGTGGAGCTTACAGTGGAACCGCTTGAATACCACGGGAATGAATGTACCATACGGTTTTCGGTTGCGGATACGGGGATTGGAATCTCGGAAGAGGCGCAGCAGCTGATTTTCAAGAAATTCACGCAGGTGGACGGATCGCAAACGCGCGCCTATGGCGGTACAGGGCTGGGACTCGCAATTTCCCGGAAAATGGTGGAGCAGCTCGGCGGGCGACTGACGGTGAAAAGTTCAGAAGGTGCCGGCACGGAGTTCAGCTTCACAATAACCATGCATGTTGAATCGTTTTCGTCAGGAGCATCCGGCCTGGCTCATGACGGGGCAGAACCGATTGAGCCGCTGAATCTCGATGTGCTCGTGGTGGAAGACAATAAACTGAACCAGCGGGTTCTCATGAAGATGCTGGAAAAGCTCGGCTGCCGGATCGTGCTGGCCGAAAACGGAAAAGAGGCCCTTCACGTTCTCAGACTTGTCATGCCCGTTGAAGAGCGTCCCCGTTTTGATCTGATCCTGATGGATATACAGATGCCGGTGCTCGACGGGCTTAAGGCCACCGGGATGATCCGCGCTCAGGAAGGTGAAGAGCGCAGAACCCCGATTATTGCCATTACCGCCCACGCGATGAAAGGCGACCGTGAAAAATTCATGGAGCAGGGAATGGATGGATATCTCTCAAAGCCCGTTCGGAAGCAGGATTTGCTGAATGTAATCCGGCATTTTGCCTGA
- a CDS encoding gamma-glutamylcyclotransferase family protein has product MNLFTYGTLMWPEVLESVIGRRLTGTRAVLEGYIRLRVKGQHYPVAVRSPEDAVEGTLCTGLFPEELQCLDRFEGVEYDRVETDFDGTAAWVYVLSKDWKSIAAPTLWKPADLRPEHLAAFCAEYRGWGERSN; this is encoded by the coding sequence ATGAACTTATTTACATATGGAACGCTGATGTGGCCGGAGGTGCTGGAGTCGGTCATCGGGCGGCGGTTGACGGGAACCCGGGCGGTGCTGGAGGGCTACATCCGGCTGCGCGTCAAGGGACAGCACTATCCGGTGGCGGTCCGGTCGCCGGAGGATGCGGTAGAGGGCACGCTCTGCACCGGCCTCTTCCCGGAGGAGCTCCAATGCCTGGATCGCTTTGAAGGTGTGGAGTATGACCGCGTCGAAACGGACTTTGATGGAACGGCGGCGTGGGTCTACGTTCTTTCCAAGGATTGGAAATCGATAGCCGCGCCCACCCTTTGGAAACCGGCGGACCTGCGGCCGGAACATCTGGCGGCCTTTTGTGCGGAATATAGAGGCTGGGGCGAACGATCGAATTAA
- a CDS encoding NFACT RNA binding domain-containing protein yields MKQRNIQPDCWKYELPGGFEAWAGKTDHDNDLLSLKTARPEEYWFHVHGLPGSHVILRCPEGEKPDNALIRQTAAIAAWHSKARNAGNVPVKYTEAKHVGKPRGAKPGSVTIKREKTVKVRPALPES; encoded by the coding sequence ATGAAACAGCGCAACATTCAACCCGATTGCTGGAAATATGAACTGCCCGGCGGCTTCGAGGCCTGGGCCGGCAAAACCGACCACGACAACGACCTGCTGAGTCTGAAAACCGCGCGGCCCGAAGAATACTGGTTCCACGTTCACGGTCTGCCCGGCAGCCATGTCATTCTCCGATGCCCGGAAGGGGAAAAGCCCGACAACGCGCTCATCCGCCAAACCGCCGCCATCGCGGCCTGGCATTCCAAGGCCCGGAACGCCGGCAACGTCCCGGTCAAATATACCGAAGCCAAACACGTCGGCAAACCCCGCGGTGCCAAACCCGGCAGCGTAACCATCAAGCGCGAAAAGACCGTCAAGGTACGCCCCGCCCTCCCGGAATCCTAA